Within the Hevea brasiliensis isolate MT/VB/25A 57/8 chromosome 2, ASM3005281v1, whole genome shotgun sequence genome, the region tttttttcttaatattaatattacattaaatactatttaataaatgaatttacattatgtaattaatatttttatagattcattttaatatattaatattaaattaacataaaattaaataaattaatattagcaTGTTCATTAacattaattcaatatttataaattaattttaatatattagcttttttattaaaaatatatttttagtgtCTATTCAATTTGTATAATTTATTCTTCAATTCTGATTGACATTACTTAATTTTTAGTGTACAAAGTGATACAATTTTATAtaaaagttaataaaaaaaaaatattgaaattcaCTCCACCCATATCTCAATTACCATATTGATTTGAGTACCAAAAAATTTTCAGTAAAGGtcaaataagttaaaaattaagtattaaattaaataaatttttatattttttaataagataaaataaattcacatttaataaaatatttttttaataataaaatattattttccttaattttaatataaagttttttattaattttaattaaaataaaattttaaaaaattgaaaaatatggtgaacaaaaattgtttcatattaaaattattgtttttaatattttattatttaaaatattttattattaaaaaatattttattagacaTGTACTTATTTAGTTTTAATTAAAAGGTACATACAAGctcaaaacttaattttaaacttatttaatcttcactaaaaaaaTAAGGActtctttgattttttttatttatttaaagatTTATCAATATCtaacaaataaattaaaagtaaatTCCATCTCAAACTATAAACTATAACTAAGCAAGATTTCATCAACAATCTAATTTAACCTGggcattaattaaaatacttgTTTTGGGCTCTCTTCTATTATCCTTGAGCATTAAgcaaaaatattgaattaaaagcaGGAGGAGGTGATCCACATGGgaaaaaaaaggtttaaaatgaaatataataattGGAAGCTTCCTAGCAAGTGCAagagaattgaagagtgaagaccATTCTTCAAAAGCACACAGACAACAATAatataaatataggtttgacccaAAGGCTCCTGAATTGTACTGACCACCGACCTGAAATTGTGCTCAGCTTTTACACCATGTGTTGTTCATTTAAAATCCCATGCACGATCCTATACCAAAAGAGAGAAAACTGTTAGCTTCTGATGCTCGAGTATGGCACAGTGATGGGCAATTGGCCGAGACTTGGCTTCTCTTGAGTCGTAATTAATGTGGAATGACAAATGAATCTGGGTTTAATTTGCTAATTTGAACCTTTCATTTTCCTTGAAACTGAGATGTGGGCTGTGAATGTGCGTAATGGGTTGTAGTTGCAGGTTCAGAAAATAAACTTTTAGTTTATAAAATGTTAATAGTATGTACCTCTCATACGTCACACACGTTGTCATGATGAGATACTGCCCACAACACTTTTGCATTGGTGGTTAAGGATAGAGGTGGACCTAACAGACCATTTATCTGTATTATTCTGTTTTCTTGAGGGATTATGGTCTTTATTGAGTATTAATTCTTGAACAATATGAGATTATGTGCCATCATCTCATATACACTACTTATGATTATTGCTTTGAaacataaaaaaattcaaaaagtaaaatCTAGGCTGCCTAAACTCAATCTaccataaatttaatataaaaatatataaaatttatatatttaataggtaaATCTTATCATAAATATTGTATTTTAGATTTATGATAGATTAAATTTATGTAAGAACATCTAGTAAATCTTGACCGTTTGATTTAGGGGAAGTAGAATTGTTAGATTTGTAAGTCAAAATTTTAGTGGAATTTATGAGAGAtctttttgttttaaatttatgaGATATTTCCTATGTTATGTAAAAATCCTATTATTGTATTATTtctaaattgaattgaattaccAATTAGATTAGAATTGAAGAAACTTATAAATAGGATGTGAAGAGGTTATTTGGCTTTCACCCATTACAGATAATGACTCTTACGCATTAAGAGAGACTTCTGCCTAAGGTGGAGAAGAATATAGTCCAAGAGAAATGAACTATTGTCCATTACAAACACTTTCATATGTATAAGGTAactaaaatagtaaatatattgagttatTTCTATAGAAAAatgagataaattaattaatgtatttactatgagcaaTTTTTATAATGATTCCCTTGCGTGTATTCAAAATGATGGATAGTTAGCTTTgactttataattattatttatttattgaaaatgaATGACAGTAAACTCATAGACGTAATCCTATATATAGATGAACCACGTTTATTGACAGGTGATAATTTAAAGTTGAAACTTACTCCTAACATGTACCTTTGAGTTTAcctcttattttattgtaatttaattttaagttcatttattttgttaaaaatataatttcCATGAGCATGATTTGTGAAATTCTTTTCAGGAAATGGGGAGATCCTTCAATTGTTTGGACATTTTCATCTTGTTTATAATGAAGTTTCCATGGCATTAGCTTTTATTGGTGTTATAAAAATGGGAGGAGAGAGAGATGAACGTTAAGAGAGAAGGAAAGGGTAATTTAGGACTTATAAAGTTTTCTCCATCATTAGACCATAATAAAGAGCTTTGactaataaaatatttcatttaaaataaatgaaaagacttaattattataaaaaaataaattacatgaATTAAATAgtctatatttaaaaaaaaaatgaatagtaAATTACCCAACTTTTTATGGTACACGGTTGATCTTtatgatttttaaaataattaacttGAAATTGAGTTAATTATTTATACTACAAATGAATGCTCATAAACCTACCTTAAAGGAAAAGGGAAGTAACATTTGCCTAAATTTGAAGGTTGATGGTTTGGCATCGTAGTCTAATTGCAAATGttcctaattaaataataattgatTAATTAGAAAATGAAACTTAATTTTCCATGCACGTCCTTGTCTTAGGCTTGCCACCACTAATGGAAGCTGGGGGTTTCTTagtcttacatttttggttgatTCTGCACATACACAGACAGTTTTAGACTTTTAGGTCCAAACAAATCCGGCCAAGCCAACCCAATTCAGTGATTTCTGTTCTACAAAAACTAGTTTGGCAGCCGGTGGAAGGTCCAATGGCAAAGTCACAATACCTAATATCAAGGGAAAATTTGACCTAGAAACTATGAATATCAACCTATTATGATTCCAAGACACTAGTATGTGAGACTCATATATTTCATAAGCAGGTTCCATTATAAATCTTCTATCTTGGGTCTATAGTGGAGTGAGTTCAGATGAAaattttttagatataaatatgtGAGGTCTATGTATTTAATATATGAGTTTCATCATATATCttgtatattaaatttatatagaaTAGGTTAAGCAAGAAAAATCCATTATATGACATAAATAATACATATCTAAGCATTTATCATTAATTTTAGTAATGGAAGGTAGACTTGGTTTCAAAGcatgattaatttattaatttaattcggTTGCTCAAGCTTAGTTTTCCCAGAGGGTGATGGGTCAACCCATCTGAAGTGGAAGGAGAGATGGTTTTAGACCATGAAGCATCAACTAACCctcttaatatttttaatagtattcattttttttatataattaatgttGAAATTTAGAAAAAGGTTTAATCTCTGTAAAGGTACGTAGGACATTGTTTGATTAAACTATGAGTGAGAAGAAAACACACCACATTTCAAACTCAGAATCTCAACTTTCTATTTTGTTAGGTTGTAAAATTTAACCAAACCCAAaaagaaatttcatgagaaaatgTGGGATTTCACTTTTTCAATTGATAGTAAGCAAGGAGATAGAGAGAGTTGGGGGACTCATTTGCCAAAAATAAAAGagtaaatttatcaaaattaattatttaatcttaaatatttatatttaatccttaattttaactatttatattATTTCGTACTTATAATTTGAATTATCTAGTCTATCTAACTAAGACAAAATAAGTTGATTAACCATTTCTTTAACAAGAATCTAAAAGAATGATTAAagaatttgattttataaaatgcatgaatatatattaaatagttaattttgataaaatataaaGACTTAAGGCTTATTTAATATTGCATTTAaagatttaaaattatttttttaataaaaatatcattttaaatattattaaaaatataattttaaaaaaataattttattattttaatatttttataattataatttattaaatttaattttaaattatttttaacattttctaattaatatattaaaaaaataattttatcgaTAACAGTTCCATcaataatatcaaataaatattaatagtaatttatgaaaaataaaaagtcCAGAAATCTGAAATTCCACCCCCTACGATTCCAAGCAATGTGAATTGTTGACCAAGCTCCCCTGCAGCCCAGCCTGCCATCCAGCTATATAATAAAGTAAATCAAAAGCGTGTGTTTACTGCCTCAAAAATCAATAATTGAAGTCCTAAAGCCAAAGCTACGTATCCCCCATCCATCTCATCCACATAAAAGCCAACACTTCccctctctttctcttcactttCACTTGAAGCCAAGCCTCGCCAATGCTTAGACTCCCCACGCTTACACTACTCCTTGCCTTTCTCCTCCTGTTCTCTCTCGCTTTAATCACCAATGCCGCCACCGCCACCGCCACCAttactcaacaattcaaagaagCCCCACAGTTCTATAACTCCCCAGATTGCCCTTCATTTGATCAAGATGACCCTGATTCGGAATCAGACTGTGGTGATGACGATAGTATCATCTTTTGCTCCGATCAAGCAGTCCACGTAGCAATGACTCTAGATACGGCATACATACGTGGCTCCATGGCAGCAATTCTCTCTGTTCTTCAACACTCTTCTTGTCCCCAAAATATTGCTTTTCATTTCGTCGCTTCCGCCTCCGCTAACGCTTCTCTTCTACGAGCCACCATCTCCTCCTCCTTCCCTTACCTCAAATTCCGTGTTTATACGTTCGATGACTCGTTCGTTTCCAGACTCATCTCCACCTCTATCCGCTCTGCTCTAGATTGCCCTCTCAATTACGCTCGCAGCTACTTGGCCAATATCCTCCCTTTAGGCGTCCGCCGAGTCGTCTACCTCGACTCAGACCTCGTCCTCGTCGATGACATTGCCAAGCTCGCCGCTACTCAGCTGGGTGAAAAATCTGTTCTTGCAGCTCCTGAGTACTGCAATGCGAATTTCACTATTTATTTCACACCAACTTTCTGGTCTAACCCTTCTCTATCACTCACATTTGCGGATAGAAAAGCGTGTTACTTTAATACTGGAGTTATGGTCATCGATCTCTATCGATGGAGGGCTGGAGATTACACTTCAAAGATTGAGGAGTGGATGGAGCTGCAAAAGAGAATGAGAATATACGAACTGGGTTCTTTGCCGCCATTTTT harbors:
- the LOC110672999 gene encoding probable galacturonosyltransferase-like 1 translates to MLRLPTLTLLLAFLLLFSLALITNAATATATITQQFKEAPQFYNSPDCPSFDQDDPDSESDCGDDDSIIFCSDQAVHVAMTLDTAYIRGSMAAILSVLQHSSCPQNIAFHFVASASANASLLRATISSSFPYLKFRVYTFDDSFVSRLISTSIRSALDCPLNYARSYLANILPLGVRRVVYLDSDLVLVDDIAKLAATQLGEKSVLAAPEYCNANFTIYFTPTFWSNPSLSLTFADRKACYFNTGVMVIDLYRWRAGDYTSKIEEWMELQKRMRIYELGSLPPFLLVFAGNIVPVDHRWNQHGLGGDNFRGLCRDLHPGPVSLLHWSGKGKPWARLDANRPCPLDALWAPYDLLQTPFALDS